Proteins encoded within one genomic window of Mya arenaria isolate MELC-2E11 chromosome 13, ASM2691426v1:
- the LOC128215334 gene encoding uncharacterized protein LOC128215334, translated as MESKDSKLIKKTGRKTPKYCCICKGIYRGKVIDGRKVSLHRFPQNKRLKRVWVQRCKTVMRSFQWNEHRRLCSEHFVGFRGPSFQHTLPSMFPTETGATKTFQPTLLDEDVGDDDDGDTVNDDLDLELSNDDSIQPQLSFVSPSGHAIDTSVHLHDYCMGPVLQPQNQSFRCCDTQTENNCAVMEVQTEESFLGKTADFSSQTEHSTRDFGVQCQLPMLTYDDVKYNDDLVSFYTGIPNRVVFEALFDEIKDEAEVRTSRRKLNYKDSDGGRPRTLSVLDEFFMVLMRLRLGLLFEDLGTRFCISTSQCSDIVERWINYLHVQLSFLVQWPSREVVKNNMPEQFKEKYSNTRIIIDCTEIYSETSSSLSLKSLMYSDYKSHMTHKILVGISPNGVVTFVSDCWVGCTSDKKLTEKCGLLDLLEEGDAIMVDKGFTITDLTTPRGIHLIIPPFKQKGKQFSKREVLLTKDIASLRIHVERFDKNG; from the exons ATGGAAAGTAAAGATTCAAAACTAATAAAGAAAACGGGCAGGAAAACCCCTAAGTACTGTTGTATTTGTAAAGGAATTTACAGAGGAAAGGTTATTGATGGGAGAAAAGTGTCATTGCACCGTTTTCCTCAGAACAAACGTTTAAAACGTGTGTGGGTGCAGCGATGTAAAACGGTCATGAGATCGTTCCAGTGGAATGAACACAGACGATTGTGTAGTGAGCATTTTGTTGGCTTCAGAGGACCTTCATTCCAGCATACACTTCCATCTATGTTTCCAACTGAGACTGGTGCTACCAAAACCTTCCAGCcaacg CTCCTTGATGAAGAcgtaggtgatgatgatgatggtgatacggtCAATGACGATTTAGACCTAGAACTGTCAAATGATGATAGTATACAGCCACAACTGTCATTTGTATCCCCTTCCGGGCATGCCATTGATACCTCTGTCCACCTGCATGATTACTGCATGGGACCAGTACTACAGCCACAGAATCAGTCCTTTag atGTTGTGACACACAGACTGAGAACAACTGTGCAGTGATGGAAGTACAAACTGAAGAAAGTTTCCTGGGAAAAACAGCAGACTTCAGTTCACAAACAGAACATTCTACTAGAGACTTTGGTGTACAATGTCAGCTACCTATGCTCACATATGATGACGTAAAATACAATGACGATTTGGTCAGTTTTTACACCGGAATCCCTAATCGAGTTGTGTTTGAAGCtttgtttgatgaaatcaaGGATGAAGCTGAAGTGCGGACATCAAGGCGGAAACTTAACTATAAAGATTCAGATGGAGGACGGCCAAGAACTCTAAGTGTTCTGGATGAATTTTTCATGGTGCTGATGCGCCTACGTCTAGGTCTGTTATTTGAAGATCTAGGTACTAGGTTTTGCATATCCACTTCACAATGTAGTGACATTGTTGAAAGATGGATcaactatttacatgtacaattatcctTTCTTGTTCAATGGCCATCTCGTGAGGTAGTgaaaaataacatgcctgaacaatttaaagagaaatattctAACACTAGAATTATTATCGACTGCACTGAAATTTACAGTGAAACATCCAGTTctctttctttgaaaagtttaatgtaCAGTGATTACAAGTCTCACATGACTCATAAGATTTTGGTGGGTATAAGCCCAAATGGTGTTGTAACTTTTGTTTCTGACTGTTGGGTGGGCTGTACCAGTGACAAGAAACTCACAGAAAAATGTGGACTCTTGGACTTGCTTGAAGAAGGAGACGCCATAATGGTTGATAAGGGTTTCACTATTACAGACCTTACTACTCCAAGAGGCATTCATCTCATTATTCCACCATTTAAacagaaaggaaaacaattctCTAAACGTGAGGTTCTCCTTACAAAAGATATTGCAAGTTTACGAATACATGTTGAAAG gtttgacaaaaatggataa
- the LOC128212779 gene encoding uncharacterized protein LOC128212779, protein MADVDNEITGACMNNNELTPFKVVDLKRYLANRKLNVSGLKCELIERIKGAYRLSITDKRVLEERDREERERRATERFILPCGEGLPPPSTLKAWKSTIDLFPAVEEKDIYNYIVLKRDSKRQLKARTYYVDGHVQKVEVHLISEECSHCYVQASVLPSFPTADKRKSPEYQPWILLSKVTGCIHSAFCNCPAGEGECCNHIGALLYGLEDLTRKKTLAPTSKPCAWNNFSMLSAPRKRKLSPRKSEDLMFSKKKLYNVSVRKVSVNKNHELNSINGCTVNIDRFRQKLVGSKLNVGWLKNFEIETTENEPDLPVLHSVPFNYHDSVNLRDSSSKTVFLDHFDSLKQSAEEIQLTEILTRGQKSGKWQEARKERLTASNFGSICRRKESTEPDGLLRQMLYSNFTSKYTEYGIKHEKAAKRMYAKAMQTDHKGLAVKDSGLVVCADRPYLGASPDGLVFCSHCTESVGLVEIKCPASKKWRMQTPEECCEDNDFFCQLENGKVLLKETHKYYYQVQGQMGITGRKWCDFVVWTCVGLSIQRIAFCESFWLKMLCQLDRFCLESYIPELYAQRVKRGMSLFN, encoded by the exons ATGGCCGACGTAGACAATGAGATCACTGGGGCGTGTATGAATAACAATGAGTTGACACCATTTAAGGTCGTCGATTTGAAAAGATACCTTGCGAACCGGAAATTGAATGTATCAGGTCTTAAATGCGAATTGATTGAGAGGATAAAAGGCGCATATAGACTTTCTATAACTGACAAACGCGTGCTGGAGGAGAGAGATCGGGAAGAAAGAGAGAGAAGAGCAACCGAACGCTTTATCCTCCCATGTGGCGAGGGTCTTCCACCGCCATCAACACTGAAGGCATGGAAGTCCACTATTGATCTGTTTCCTGCTGTAGAGGAAAAGGATATATACAACTACATTGTACTGAAAAGAGACTCGAAACGTCAATTGAAGGCGAGGACTTATTATGTGGACGGACATGTACAGAAAGTTGAG GTCCATCTCATAAGCGAAGAGTGCAGCCACTGTTATGTTCAAGCTTCCGTGCTGCCATCATTTCCAACTGCAGACAAAAGAAAGTCACCAGAGTACCAACCCTGGATCCTTCTGTCGAAAGTGACTGGCTGCATACACTCCGCGTTCTGCAACTGTCCAGCTGG tGAAGGTGAATGCTGCAACCATATTGGTGCCCTGCTGTATGGACTTGAAGACCTGACGCGTAAAAAAACCCTTGCTCCAACATCCAAACCCTGTGCCTGGAACAACTTCAGCATGCTGTCTGCACCACGGAAACGTAAGCTGTCGCCTAGGAAATCTGAAGATCTTATGTTCTCAAAGAAGAAACTGTACAACGTGTCAGTACGTAaagtttctgtaaacaaaaaccATGAACTGAACTCTATCAATGGATGCACTGTTAACATTGACAGATTTAGGCAGAAACTGGTTGGTTCGAAGTTGAATGTAGGCTggttaaaaaactttgaaattgaaacaactgaaaatgaaccagatCTCCCTGTGTTACATTCTGTGCCATTCAACTACCATGATAGTGTAAACTTGAGGGACAGTTCTAGTAAGACAGTGTTTTTGGATCATTTTGACTCTTTGAAGCAAAGCGCTGAAGAAATTCAATTAACTGAAATCTTAACAAGGGGCCAAAAAAGTGGGAAATGGCAAGAGGCCAGAAAAGAACGCCTAACAGCTTCAAACTTTGGCAGCATCTGTCGTAGGAAAGAATCAACTGAACCTGACGGACTCCTGCGGCAGATGTTGTATTCCAATTTCACAAGCAAGTACACAGAATATGGAATTAAACATGAGAAGGCTGCAAAGAGAATGTATGCGAAAGCAATGCAAACTGACCACAAAGGACTAGCAGTTAAAgacagtggtctagttgtatgtGCCGACAGACCCTACCTTGGTGCCAGTCCAGATGGGCTTGTGTTCTGTTCACATTGTACAGAAAGTGTTGGTCTGGTTGAGATTAAGTGTCCTGCCTCTAAGAAATGGAGGATGCAAACGCCTGAGGAATGCTGTgaagacaatgattttttttgtcagttagaGAATGGCAAGGTGTTACTCAaggaaacacacaaatattactaCCAGGTCCAAGGGCAGATGGGAATCACCGGGAGGAAATGGTGTGATTTTGTAGTTTGGACATGTGTAGGTCTTTCTATACAGAGAATTGCATTTTGTGAatcattttggctgaaaatgttgtgtcAACTTGACAGATTTTGCCTTGAATCATACATTCCTGAACTGTACGCACAACGTGTTAAAAGGGGAATGAGTCTGTTCAATTGA
- the LOC128213196 gene encoding uncharacterized protein LOC128213196 isoform X2: MEVPGKKLLLKTSAVDTTYCQPCFKDGDNLPADAYCTVCKEFLCSNCASVHKKLKISRSHALLDKFSMPTSMSGDDDEYIEWCEIHPKEFIKYFCPTHQTLNCGHCVVQNHRSCHVDVISDLSQAFKDGPEYCDIDKAIAKLFKDIDKCVSDVEKNKTLIAEMSECEVSKLRRCRDEVNKYFEERENALLGIIDQMKNIDEALLDNLRPKCDNLKTEVEEIKKHLKTQENNTIQLFIKAKRAKQLLEITQTALAEINKKNTIHQYRFNIDSATERLMESNTGLGIVEKEVIDTQNALGMQIESDVDLTELKLIRAASIPVKSPIDTRDCFISSMLLLPMNMLLLADWHNDTLKLVDLQTSSMVSHVSVPDIEMNTITKLDMNLNFLQTFRDPALKGPMGISVFANQLIICCVKRNNIICINLSSGKMSQLHVEDDVIPDPEYCVYSPLQKKLYVTFNKHGHANHAENSVKVYNAIE, encoded by the exons ATGGAGGTCCCCGGGAAAAAACTGCTGCTAAAAACATCTGCTGTTGACACAACCTACTGCCAGCCCTGCTTCAAGGATGGGGACAACCTTCCTGCTGATGCATACTGTACTGTTTGTAAAGAGTTCCTCTGTTCAAACTGCGCAAGTGTACACAAGAAACTGAAAATATCTAGATCACATGCACTCCTTGACAAATTCAGCATGCCTACTTCAATGAGTGGCGATGACGATGAATACATAGAATGGTGTGAGATCCATCCAAAAGAGTTCATCAAATACTTCTGCCCCACTCACCAGACCCTGAATTGTGGACACTGTGTAGTGCAAAACCATCGATCATGCCATGTTGATGTCATCTCAGATCTATCCCAAGCCTTTAAGGATGGTCCAGAGTATTGCGACATTGATAAAGCAATTGCTAAGTTATTTAAAGACATTGATAAGTGTGTTTCTGACGTTGAGAAGAACAAGACGTTAATAGCAGAGATGAGTGAATGTGAGGTTTCTAAACTTAGGAGATGTCGAGATGAGGTCAATAAATACTTCGAGGAAAGAGAAAATGCACTCCTGGGGATTATTGACCAGATGAAGAATATCGATGAAGCATTGCTGGACAACCTAAGGCCAAAATGTGATAACCTGAAGACTGAGGTAGAAGAAATAAAGAAACACCTTAAAACACAAGAAAACAACACAATCCAGTTGTTTATAAAGGCGAAACGGGCCAAACAACTTTTAGAAATAACACAGACCGCTCTTGCGGAAATCAACAAGAAGAATACCATTCACCAATACAGATTCAATATCGATTCGGCCACAGAGAGGCTGATGGAATCCAATACCGGCCTTGGCATTGTGGAGAAAGAAGTCATTGATACCCAAAATGCACTAg GGATGCAGATCGAATCGGATGTTGATTTGACAGAACTGAAGCTTATTCGCGCTGCATCCATTCCGGTCAAGTCCCCAATTGACACCAGGGACTGCTTCATCTCCAGCATGCTCCTCTTGCCGATGAACATGCTACTGCTAGCTGACTGGCACAACGACACATTAAAGCTGGTTGACCTACAGACCAGCTCCATGGTGTCCCATGTCAGTGTGCCAG atattgaaatgaacaccATCACAAAGCTTGACATGAACCTAAACTTCCTCCAGACGTTCAGGGACCCTGCATTGAAAGGGCCAATGGGCATTTCAGTATTTGCGAACCAGCTGATTATCTGTTGTGTCAAACGTAACAACATTATATGCATAAACCTATCCAGTGGCAAGATGAGCCAGTTGCATGTGGAAGATGACGTAATACCAGATCCAGAATATTGTGTCTACAGTCCACTCCAGAAAAAGCTCTATGTCACCTTTAATAAGCATGGACATGCTAACCACGCGGAAAATTCAGTGAAAGTGTACAATGCAATAGAATAA
- the LOC128213196 gene encoding uncharacterized protein LOC128213196 isoform X1, producing MEVPGKKLLLKTSAVDTTYCQPCFKDGDNLPADAYCTVCKEFLCSNCASVHKKLKISRSHALLDKFSMPTSMSGDDDEYIEWCEIHPKEFIKYFCPTHQTLNCGHCVVQNHRSCHVDVISDLSQAFKDGPEYCDIDKAIAKLFKDIDKCVSDVEKNKTLIAEMSECEVSKLRRCRDEVNKYFEERENALLGIIDQMKNIDEALLDNLRPKCDNLKTEVEEIKKHLKTQENNTIQLFIKAKRAKQLLEITQTALAEINKKNTIHQYRFNIDSATERLMESNTGLGIVEKEVIDTQNALGMQIESDVDLTELKLIRAASIPVKSPIDTRDCFISSMLLLPMNMLLLADWHNDTLKLVDLQTSSMVSHVSVPGKPWGMCLLPGDRVAVTMETIIQFLETKGQLTLSDSIKVDDDCRGIAHHDGSLIVSYFSGKLQILNMKGGVIRKTEKYMNGQQVLVSPFHLIVARASQTAFVYVSDIEMNTITKLDMNLNFLQTFRDPALKGPMGISVFANQLIICCVKRNNIICINLSSGKMSQLHVEDDVIPDPEYCVYSPLQKKLYVTFNKHGHANHAENSVKVYNAIE from the exons ATGGAGGTCCCCGGGAAAAAACTGCTGCTAAAAACATCTGCTGTTGACACAACCTACTGCCAGCCCTGCTTCAAGGATGGGGACAACCTTCCTGCTGATGCATACTGTACTGTTTGTAAAGAGTTCCTCTGTTCAAACTGCGCAAGTGTACACAAGAAACTGAAAATATCTAGATCACATGCACTCCTTGACAAATTCAGCATGCCTACTTCAATGAGTGGCGATGACGATGAATACATAGAATGGTGTGAGATCCATCCAAAAGAGTTCATCAAATACTTCTGCCCCACTCACCAGACCCTGAATTGTGGACACTGTGTAGTGCAAAACCATCGATCATGCCATGTTGATGTCATCTCAGATCTATCCCAAGCCTTTAAGGATGGTCCAGAGTATTGCGACATTGATAAAGCAATTGCTAAGTTATTTAAAGACATTGATAAGTGTGTTTCTGACGTTGAGAAGAACAAGACGTTAATAGCAGAGATGAGTGAATGTGAGGTTTCTAAACTTAGGAGATGTCGAGATGAGGTCAATAAATACTTCGAGGAAAGAGAAAATGCACTCCTGGGGATTATTGACCAGATGAAGAATATCGATGAAGCATTGCTGGACAACCTAAGGCCAAAATGTGATAACCTGAAGACTGAGGTAGAAGAAATAAAGAAACACCTTAAAACACAAGAAAACAACACAATCCAGTTGTTTATAAAGGCGAAACGGGCCAAACAACTTTTAGAAATAACACAGACCGCTCTTGCGGAAATCAACAAGAAGAATACCATTCACCAATACAGATTCAATATCGATTCGGCCACAGAGAGGCTGATGGAATCCAATACCGGCCTTGGCATTGTGGAGAAAGAAGTCATTGATACCCAAAATGCACTAg GGATGCAGATCGAATCGGATGTTGATTTGACAGAACTGAAGCTTATTCGCGCTGCATCCATTCCGGTCAAGTCCCCAATTGACACCAGGGACTGCTTCATCTCCAGCATGCTCCTCTTGCCGATGAACATGCTACTGCTAGCTGACTGGCACAACGACACATTAAAGCTGGTTGACCTACAGACCAGCTCCATGGTGTCCCATGTCAGTGTGCCAGGTAAGCCTTGGGGGATGTGTCTACTCCCCGGGGATAGGGTGGCTGTTACCATGGAAACTATTATCCAGTTTCTGGAGACTAAAGGACAACTTACTCTTAGTGATTCTATCAAGGTAGATGATGACTGTAGAGGCATCGCCCACCATGACGGAAGTTTAATAGTGTCTTACTTTTCTGGAAAACTACAGATACTTAACATGAAAGGGGGCGTTATCAGAAAGACCGAAAAGTATATGAATGGTCAGCAAGTGCTCGTTAGTCCTTTCCACCTAATAGTGGCCAGAGCAAGTCAGACTGCCTTCGTCTATGTTtcagatattgaaatgaacaccATCACAAAGCTTGACATGAACCTAAACTTCCTCCAGACGTTCAGGGACCCTGCATTGAAAGGGCCAATGGGCATTTCAGTATTTGCGAACCAGCTGATTATCTGTTGTGTCAAACGTAACAACATTATATGCATAAACCTATCCAGTGGCAAGATGAGCCAGTTGCATGTGGAAGATGACGTAATACCAGATCCAGAATATTGTGTCTACAGTCCACTCCAGAAAAAGCTCTATGTCACCTTTAATAAGCATGGACATGCTAACCACGCGGAAAATTCAGTGAAAGTGTACAATGCAATAGAATAA